In a single window of the Micromonospora inositola genome:
- a CDS encoding TldD/PmbA family protein: protein MSELDIAGQVVELVRRLAGPDAQAEVVASRFELALTRFANSFIHQNVAESAVGVRLRLHVDGRTAAGSGSIVTPDGLHALVERTLTAARLGPPDPAWPGLTPPSAVPSAPDWDEATADADPDERAARVRAFVDAAGGLEAAGYCRTAHRSGAFANSAGHSARGRSAEAAMDGIARTGGADGVARLCADRLADLDGAALGARAAAKARAAADPVELPPGRYEVVLEPAAVADLLQNLAWYGFNGKRYAERQSFAEPGVAQFDPAVTLVDDPLHGSALPYDPEGTARRALALVDGGVTRAVAHDRRGGAQAGTGSTGHGGPGSATFGPIPHNIRLVAATGGAGSGDDGPAGDDPVGGAGAVADRDTAELIAGVERGLLVSDFWYTRVLDPKRLVITGLTRNGVWLVEDGVPTRAVRDFRFTESYPRALGPGAVLGLGRRPVRQPDRMDGVWWEAPPLRLAAWNFTGGASG from the coding sequence ATGAGCGAGCTGGACATCGCCGGTCAGGTGGTGGAGCTGGTCCGCCGGCTCGCCGGGCCGGACGCGCAGGCCGAGGTGGTGGCGAGCCGGTTCGAGCTGGCGCTGACCCGTTTCGCCAACTCCTTCATCCACCAGAACGTCGCCGAGTCGGCCGTCGGGGTGCGGCTGCGGCTGCACGTCGACGGCCGGACCGCCGCCGGCAGCGGCAGCATCGTCACCCCCGACGGGCTGCACGCGCTGGTCGAGCGGACGCTGACCGCGGCGCGGCTCGGCCCACCCGACCCGGCCTGGCCGGGGCTGACCCCGCCGTCGGCGGTGCCGTCGGCCCCCGACTGGGACGAGGCCACCGCCGACGCGGACCCGGACGAGCGTGCCGCCCGGGTACGCGCCTTCGTGGACGCCGCCGGTGGGCTGGAGGCGGCCGGCTACTGCCGTACCGCGCACCGATCCGGAGCGTTCGCCAACTCCGCGGGCCACAGCGCCCGGGGCCGCTCGGCCGAGGCGGCGATGGACGGCATCGCGCGGACCGGCGGGGCGGACGGGGTCGCCCGGCTCTGCGCCGACCGCCTCGCCGACCTCGACGGCGCCGCCCTCGGCGCCCGGGCGGCCGCCAAGGCGCGCGCCGCCGCCGACCCGGTCGAGCTGCCCCCGGGCCGGTACGAGGTGGTGCTCGAACCGGCCGCCGTCGCCGACCTCTTGCAGAACCTGGCGTGGTACGGCTTCAACGGCAAGCGGTACGCGGAGCGGCAGTCCTTCGCCGAGCCGGGCGTGGCCCAGTTCGACCCGGCGGTGACCCTGGTCGACGACCCGCTGCACGGCTCGGCCCTCCCGTACGACCCGGAGGGGACCGCCCGGCGCGCGCTGGCCCTGGTCGACGGCGGTGTCACCCGGGCGGTGGCGCACGACCGGCGCGGCGGCGCGCAGGCGGGGACCGGTTCGACCGGTCACGGCGGGCCGGGCAGCGCCACCTTCGGGCCGATCCCACACAACATCCGCCTCGTCGCCGCAACCGGCGGCGCTGGCTCCGGCGACGACGGGCCGGCCGGCGACGACCCGGTCGGGGGCGCCGGCGCGGTGGCCGACCGGGACACCGCCGAACTGATCGCCGGGGTGGAGCGAGGGCTGCTGGTCAGCGACTTCTGGTACACCCGGGTGCTCGACCCGAAGCGCCTGGTGATCACCGGCCTGACCCGCAACGGGGTCTGGCTGGTCGAGGACGGGGTGCCGACCCGGGCGGTCCGCGACTTCCGCTTCACCGAGTCGTACCCGCGGGCGCTCGGCCCCGGCGCGGTGCTGGGCCTCGGCCGGCGGCCGGTCCGGCAACCGGATCGGATGGACGGCGTCTGGTGGGAGGCGCCGCCGCTGCGGCTGGCCGCCTGGAACTTCACCGGCGGGGCCTCCGGCTGA
- a CDS encoding TldD/PmbA family protein, with protein sequence MTEFDAASAAVQAALDAGARYADARVMHRRYESMSARNGDIEELTQDESIGLGVRALVGSSWGFHAVPDLSDAAARDAGRRAARIAAASARVPGPPIDLVPVEATTASWASGCAVDPLGVPLSDKGDLLVRATGTMREHGADLAEGLYQIWDTAKWFVSSEGHRIDQRIRECGGGISATSIGDGETQRRSYPSYRGQYGTTGWELVTSLDLAAHAARIAEESRELLTAPECPAGETDLILGGEQLALQIHESVGHAIELDRILGWEAAFAGTSWLDLAQLGTLRYGSELMNVTIDPALPGALGSFGYDDEGSPAVKRDAVREGRWVGVLAGRDSAAVAGLDHGGSVRADGWARLPMVRMTNVGLEPGPHTLDEIIAATEDGVLMDLNRSWSIDDKRLNFQFGCEIGWEVKKGRRGRMLRNPTYTGIGPLFWRSMDMLSSEIVPWGTPNCGKGQPGQTGHTGHPAAPARFRNVRVGVRA encoded by the coding sequence ATGACCGAGTTCGACGCGGCGTCCGCCGCCGTCCAGGCCGCCCTCGATGCGGGCGCCCGGTACGCGGACGCCCGGGTGATGCACCGCCGCTACGAGTCGATGTCGGCCCGCAACGGCGACATCGAGGAGCTGACCCAGGACGAGAGCATCGGGTTGGGGGTCCGGGCGCTGGTCGGGTCGAGCTGGGGCTTCCACGCCGTACCGGATCTGTCGGACGCGGCGGCCCGCGACGCCGGCCGGCGCGCCGCGCGGATCGCCGCCGCGAGCGCGCGGGTCCCCGGCCCGCCCATCGACCTGGTACCCGTCGAGGCGACCACCGCGAGCTGGGCCTCGGGCTGCGCGGTCGACCCGCTCGGCGTGCCCCTGTCGGACAAGGGCGATCTGCTGGTCCGGGCCACCGGGACGATGCGGGAGCACGGCGCCGACCTGGCCGAGGGGCTCTACCAGATCTGGGACACCGCCAAGTGGTTCGTCTCCAGCGAGGGGCACCGGATCGACCAGCGGATCCGGGAGTGCGGCGGCGGCATCTCGGCCACCTCCATCGGCGACGGGGAGACGCAGCGCCGCTCCTATCCCAGCTACCGGGGCCAGTACGGCACCACCGGCTGGGAGCTGGTCACCTCCCTCGACCTGGCCGCGCACGCGGCCCGGATCGCCGAGGAGTCCCGGGAGCTGCTCACCGCCCCCGAGTGCCCGGCCGGCGAGACCGACCTGATCCTCGGCGGCGAGCAGCTCGCGTTGCAGATCCACGAGTCGGTCGGGCACGCGATCGAGCTGGACCGGATCCTCGGCTGGGAGGCCGCCTTCGCCGGCACGTCCTGGCTGGACCTGGCCCAGCTCGGCACGCTGCGCTACGGCTCGGAGCTGATGAATGTCACCATCGACCCGGCCCTGCCCGGCGCGCTCGGCAGCTTCGGCTACGACGACGAGGGTTCCCCGGCGGTGAAGCGGGACGCGGTCCGCGAGGGGCGGTGGGTGGGCGTGCTCGCCGGCCGGGACTCGGCCGCCGTCGCCGGTCTCGACCACGGCGGCAGCGTACGCGCCGACGGCTGGGCCCGGCTGCCGATGGTGCGGATGACCAACGTCGGCCTGGAGCCCGGCCCGCACACCCTCGACGAGATCATCGCCGCCACCGAGGACGGGGTCCTGATGGACCTCAACCGCTCCTGGTCCATCGACGACAAACGGCTCAACTTCCAGTTCGGCTGCGAGATCGGCTGGGAGGTGAAGAAGGGCCGGCGCGGGCGGATGCTGCGCAACCCGACATACACCGGGATCGGCCCGCTCTTCTGGCGGTCGATGGACATGCTCTCCTCGGAGATCGTCCCGTGGGGCACACCGAACTGCGGCAAGGGTCAACCCGGCCAGACCGGCCACACCGGCCACCCGGCCGCGCCGGCCCGGTTCCGCAACGTCCGGGTGGGGGTGCGGGCATGA
- a CDS encoding Uma2 family endonuclease, whose protein sequence is MTAAVFGHDGPWTEEEYLALGETQQRVELFDGSLHVTPAPTPRHQNISGELRAALRVPARAAGLHVLEAVNVRLRPGRIPIPDLVITGPIDFDELNVDARDVRLVCEIISPSNAATDKVLKMHYYAAAGIEWYLLIEQENGTLHLHRRHYSHYKEQSVTKPGQVLELSEPVRATIRPEDLVP, encoded by the coding sequence ATGACCGCGGCGGTGTTCGGGCACGACGGACCGTGGACCGAAGAGGAGTACCTCGCCCTCGGCGAGACGCAGCAACGCGTCGAACTCTTCGACGGGAGCCTCCACGTGACCCCAGCCCCCACCCCACGGCACCAGAACATCTCCGGCGAGCTGCGGGCGGCACTGCGCGTCCCCGCGCGCGCGGCCGGGTTGCACGTGCTCGAAGCGGTCAACGTACGGCTCCGACCCGGTCGCATTCCGATTCCCGACCTCGTCATCACCGGCCCCATCGACTTCGACGAACTCAACGTCGACGCCAGGGACGTACGGCTGGTCTGCGAGATCATCTCGCCGAGCAACGCCGCCACCGACAAGGTGCTCAAGATGCACTACTACGCGGCTGCCGGCATCGAGTGGTACCTGTTGATCGAGCAGGAGAACGGCACCCTGCATCTCCACCGTCGGCACTACAGCCATTACAAGGAGCAGTCGGTGACCAAGCCCGGCCAGGTCCTGGAGCTGAGCGAGCCGGTGCGGGCGACGATCCGGCCGGAGGATCTCGTCCCCTGA
- a CDS encoding ABC transporter ATP-binding protein, translating to MGRSESAPSGEPDRPEVPEQRPGEGPYLRVNDLRVRFDTEDGVVRAVDGVSFAVERGRTLGIVGESGSGKSVTSLAILGLHNAKRATITGEISVGGRQLVGLPEEQVRRLRGRDMAMIFQDPLSALHPYFTVGKQIAEAYRVHHPRAGKREARQRAVDMLDRVGIPQPAKRFDQYPHEFSGGMRQRAMIAMALVNDPDLLIADEPTTALDVTVQAQILDLLADLQAEFHSAIILITHDLGVVSQVADDVLVMYGGRAVEHGSVEQVLRRPQHPYTWGLLSSVPSLRGDADADLVPIKGNPPSLINLPSGCAFHPRCRYAGRNGNRSSTEVPELRPAGEAGHLVACHLPADERARLYREDIAQVGVAR from the coding sequence ATGGGCAGGTCGGAGTCGGCGCCGTCCGGGGAACCGGACCGCCCCGAAGTGCCGGAGCAGCGCCCCGGCGAGGGGCCCTATCTGCGGGTGAACGACCTGCGGGTCCGCTTCGACACCGAGGACGGCGTGGTCCGCGCGGTCGACGGGGTGTCGTTCGCGGTCGAGCGTGGTCGCACGCTGGGCATCGTCGGCGAGTCCGGCTCGGGCAAGAGCGTCACCTCGCTGGCCATCCTCGGCCTGCACAACGCCAAGCGCGCCACCATCACCGGCGAGATCTCCGTCGGCGGCCGTCAGCTGGTCGGTCTGCCGGAGGAGCAGGTGCGGCGGCTGCGGGGCCGGGACATGGCGATGATCTTCCAGGATCCGTTGTCGGCCCTGCACCCGTACTTCACGGTGGGCAAGCAGATCGCCGAGGCGTACCGGGTGCACCATCCGAGGGCGGGGAAGCGGGAGGCCCGGCAGCGGGCGGTGGACATGCTGGATCGGGTGGGGATTCCGCAGCCGGCGAAGCGGTTCGATCAGTATCCGCACGAGTTCTCGGGTGGGATGCGGCAGCGAGCGATGATCGCGATGGCCCTGGTCAACGACCCGGATCTGTTGATCGCCGACGAGCCGACGACCGCCCTGGACGTGACGGTGCAGGCGCAGATCCTGGATCTGCTGGCTGATCTGCAGGCGGAGTTCCATTCGGCGATCATTCTGATCACGCATGACCTGGGTGTGGTCAGTCAGGTGGCCGATGACGTGTTGGTGATGTACGGCGGTCGGGCGGTGGAGCACGGGAGTGTGGAGCAGGTGTTGCGGCGGCCGCAGCATCCGTACACGTGGGGGTTGTTGTCGAGCGTGCCGTCGTTGCGTGGTGACGCGGACGCGGATCTCGTGCCGATCAAGGGCAACCCGCCGTCGTTGATCAACCTGCCGTCGGGCTGCGCGTTCCACCCCCGCTGCCGGTACGCCGGCCGCAACGGCAACCGGTCGAGCACCGAGGTGCCGGAGCTGCGCCCGGCGGGAGAGGCCGGCCACCTGGTCGCCTGCCACCTGCCGGCCGACGAGCGCGCCCGGCTCTACCGGGAGGACATCGCACAGGTGGGGGTGGCGCGATGA